A window from Acropora palmata chromosome 14, jaAcrPala1.3, whole genome shotgun sequence encodes these proteins:
- the LOC141866585 gene encoding E3 ubiquitin-protein ligase TRIM71-like: MDVQQLFKRLKKEAECPLCLDTVKNPKTLPCLPSFCLECLDKLANFARTQLQTTIKCPICQTSFPIPDTDTFANLPSSFHLNRLVDVLALEDSSVQAQKCNSCDENNPATSYCFVCQTFMCAPCFQSHQRFKATRGHRNVLIDKLQAQDVQELIGRPEMCSQQFHEDHPLEFYCEDCKVLICLKCSIVSHNQHLVTDTHKAAQEQKMQMTESLAKLKAEILLYENEIKKQTELKDKNVTDIMNAEKKMTDSVEEWIRDLREHEKKMKEKFREIYEAEQKQHETRLENLELITTQLKSCVERGRDVLERNISAEILETNQTILKRCDELINARKSDRYKSPYFKYFVQNKFDIFDQILVTKTDSSMCLAEFDHSEIGTESNFVVVTRDSEGLQRYQPDDQIKVNILIPEGDHLETELKDSKDGKYTVTYTPQCVGQHSVEIQVNGQPLACSPFLVQIRQRDYQFAFKFKSEGWLAVSDTTGTIAVGDAFSKIIQLFSSDGKFQMQVKLDGEPFSVAFTDCGDLMTLVSGNDNKLHLFSEEGQFIKHINDKHLKKPRHLSIASDGRLIITDEASNEVKVLSPDGNDQLLSMTDPNCDKYPECAVYHQNKFYVSYPWDHCIKVFDKTGVYIHDIGCGGSNDGQFNFPVGLVIDKCSRLIVCDAINKRLQLFTLSGKFLSKLEGEWFCDSPYHAAINLNSGTLVVSPIWGNHIYVFH; the protein is encoded by the coding sequence ATGGATGTTCAACAACTTTTTAAGAGGCTTAAGAAGGAAGCAGAATGCCCACTGTGCTTGGACACAGTCAAAAACCCCAAGACATTGCCATGTCTTCCCTCATTCTGTCTAGAGTGTCTCGACAAACTGGCAAACTTCGCAAGAACACAGCTCCAGACAACAATCAAATGTCCGATTTGCCAAACTTCATTTCCAATTCCCGACACAGACACCTTCGCCAATTTGCCTTCTTCTTTTCACCTCAACCGACTGGTGGATGTCCTCGCACTTGAAGATAGCAGCGTACAGGCTCAGAAATGTAACAGTTGCGACGAGAACAACCCGGCAACAAGCTACTGTTTTGTTTGCCAGACCTTCATGTGCGCACCTTGTTTTCAATCTCACCAACGCTTCAAGGCAACAAGAGGTCATCGCAATGTTTTGATCGACAAACTACAAGCTCAAGATGTACAAGAGTTGATTGGAAGACCCGAGATGTGTTCACAGCAATTTCACGAAGATCACCCACTGGAATTTTACTGTGAAGATTGCAAAGTTCTGATTTGCCTTAAGTGCAGTATTGTGAGTCATAATCAACATCTCGTTACAGACACGCATAAAGCTGCACAggaacaaaaaatgcaaatgacgGAGTCTCTGGCCAAATTGAAAGCGGAAATTCTTTTGTATGAGAATGAAATCAAGAAACAAACAGAgctaaaagacaaaaacgtAACTGATATTATGAACGCAGAAAAGAAGATGACAGATTCGGTGGAAGAATGGATTCGCGATTTGcgagaacacgagaagaaaatgaaggaGAAGTTTCGTGAGATTTATGAAGcggaacaaaaacaacacgAAACTCGACTGGAAAACTTGGAGCTGATTACCACCCAACTGAAAAGCTGCGTGGAACGAGGCAGGGATGTATTAGAAAGAAACATcagtgctgaaattttggaaacaaaTCAAACCATTCTCAAACGCTGCGATGAACTGataaatgcaagaaaatcagATCGTTACAAGTCGCCATATTTTAAGTActttgttcaaaataaatttgatatttttgatcaaattttaGTCACCAAGACTGATTCCTCGATGTGCTTAGCTGAATTCGATCACAGCGAAATCGGCACAGAGTcgaattttgttgttgttacaaGGGATTCAGAGGGATTGCAACGTTATCAACCAGATGATCAAATCAAAGTCAACATTTTAATTCCAGAGGGTGATCACCTGGAAACAGAACTGAAAGACAGCAAGGACGGCAAATACACAGTGACATACACACCACAATGCGTTGGTCAACATAGTGTTGAAATCCAAGTAAATGGACAGCCGCTGGCTTGCAGTCCCTTTCTTGTGCAGATTCGTCAGCGTGACTATCAATTTGCTTTTAAGTTTAAATCCGAAGGGTGGCTTGCAGTGAGTGACACAACTGGAACGATCGCTGTTGGAGATGCGTTTAGTAAAATAATTCAACTGTTCAGTTCAGACGGAAAGTTTCAAATGCAGGTGAAACTTGATGGTGAACCTTTTTCCGTGGCATTCACAGACTGTGGTGACTTAATGACTTTAGTTTCTGGGAACGACAATAAGCTTCATCTGTTCAGTGAGGAAGGTCAGTTTATAAAACACATCAATGATAAGCATCTTAAGAAACCACGACATCTTTCCATTGCGAGTGATGGTCGTTTAATCATAACTGATGAGGCAAGTAATGAAGTGAAGGTTCTTTCCCCTGATGGGAATGACCAGCTATTGTCCATGACTGACCCAAACTGTGATAAATATCCAGAATGCGCTGTTTATCATCAGAACAAGTTCTACGTTTCTTATCCTTGGGATCACTGTATCAAGGTATTTGACAAAACAGGAGTGTACATACATGACATAGGCTGTGGGGGATCCAATGATGGACAGTTTAATTTTCCTGTTGGACTCGTCATTGACAAGTGCAGCCGACTGATAGTGTGTGATGCAATTAACAAAAGGCTGCAACTCTTCACCCTGAGTGGCAAGTTTTTAAGTAAATTAGAGGGAGAATGGTTCTGTGATAGCCCTTATCATGCGGCCATAAATCTGAACTCTGGCACTCTTGTTGTGTCTCCTATCTGGGGCAATCACATCTATGTTTTTCATTAG
- the LOC141865458 gene encoding E3 ubiquitin-protein ligase TRIM45-like: protein MDVQQLFRMLKKEAECPLCLETVKNPKTLPCLHSFCLECLDELANFARRQLQTTIKCPVCQTSFPILDSNTFANLPSSFHLNRLVDVLALEDSSVQAQKCNTCDDNKPATSYCFVCQTFMCTSCFQSHQRFKATRGHRNVLIDKLQAQDVQELIERPVMCSQQFHEDQPLEFYCEDCKVLICLKCSIVIHNRHRVTDTRKAALEQKMKLTEAVAKLKAQILLYENEIKKQTELKDKNVTDIMNAEKKMTDSVEEWIRDLREHEKKMKEKFREIYEAEQKQHETRLENLELITTQLKSCVERGQGVLERNISAEILETNHTILQRGDELRNARKSDRYKLPYLNYFVKKKFAILDQILITKTDSSMCLAVFDDSEIGRESNVVVVTSDSEGLQCYQLDDQIEVDILTTEGDHLKTELKDSNDGKYTVTYTPQCVGRHSVVIEVNGQPLTGSPFLVQSGQRDYQFSFYFETTGQKIKEISFISDIAMSDRTGTIAVADAGNKRIQLFSSEGKFLTQVKLDNEPSSVAFTDCGDLLTLVSQKNDKLCLFSAEGQLLKHINDKHVKKAEHLSIASDGRLIITDETNKEVKVLSPDGNDQLVSMTAPNCDKHPKCTVFHQNKFYVSYPWDHCIKVFDKTGVYLHDIGSKGSNDGQLNYPVGLVIDKCNQLIVCDVGYRRLQFFTLSGKFLRELKGEYLNYNSPWYAAVNNNGNLTIAGNLEIAFLSIHERCRFDKKRD, encoded by the coding sequence ATGGATGTCCAGCAGCTTTTCAGGATGCTTAAGAAGGAAGCGGAATGTCCACTGTGCTTAGAGACAGTCAAAAACCCTAAGACATTGCCATGTCTTCACTCATTCTGTCTAGAGTGTCTCGACGAACTAGCAAACTTCGCAAGAAGACAGCTCCAGACAACAATAAAATGTCCGGTTTGCCAAACTTCATTTCCAATTCTCGACAGTAACACCTTCGCCAATTTGCCTTCTTCCTTTCATCTCAACCGACTGGTGGATGTTCTCGCACTTGAAGATAGCAGCGTACAGGCTCAGAAATGCAATACTTGCGACGATAACAAACCGGCAACAAGCTACTGTTTTGTTTGCCAGACCTTCATGTGCActtcttgttttcaatctCACCAACGCTTCAAGGCAACAAGAGGTCATCGCAATGTTTTGATCGACAAACTACAAGCTCAAGATGTGCAAGAGTTGATTGAAAGACCCGTGATGTGTTCGCAGCAATTTCACGAAGATCAACCACTGGAATTTTACTGTGAAGATTGCAAAGTTCTGATTTGCCTTAAGTGCAGTATTGTGATTCATAATCGACACCGTGTTACAGACACGCGAAAAGCTGCACTAGAACAAAAGATGAAATTGACGGAGGCTGTGGCCAAATTGAAAGCGCAAATTCTTTTGTATGAGAATGAAATCAAGAAACAAACAGAgctaaaagacaaaaacgtAACTGATATTATGAACGCAGAAAAGAAGATGACCGACTCGGTGGAGGAATGGATTCGCGATTTGcgagaacacgagaagaaaatgaaggaGAAGTTTCGTGAGATTTATGAAGcggaacaaaaacaacacgAAACTCGACTGGAAAACTTGGAGCTGATTACCACCCAACTGAAAAGCTGCGTGGAACGAGGCCAGGGTGTATTAGAAAGAAACATTAGCGCTGAAATTCTGGAAACAAATCACACCATTCTCCAACGCGGTGATGAACTGagaaatgcaagaaaatctgATCGTTACAAGTTGCCATATTTAAATTactttgttaaaaagaaatttgctaTTCTCGATCAAATTTTAATCACGAAGACTGATTCCTCGATGTGCCTAGCTGTATTTGATGACAGCGAAATCGGTAGAGAGTcgaatgttgttgttgttacaaGTGATTCGGAGGGACTGCAGTGTTATCAACTAGATGATCAAATCGAAGTCGACATTTTAACCACAGAAGGTGATCACCTGAAAACAGAACTGAAAgacagcaacgacggcaaatACACAGTGACGTACACACCACAGTGTGTTGGCCGACATAGTGTTGTAATCGAAGTAAATGGACAGCCGTTGACTGGCAGCCCCTTTCTTGTGCAGAGTGGTCAGCGCGActatcaattttctttttactttgaaaCAACGGGgcagaaaataaaagagatttctttcatttctgatattgctATGAGTGACAGAACTGGAACGATTGCTGTTGCAGATGCGGGTAATAAAAGAATTCAACTGTTCAGTTCAGAAGGAAAGTTTCTAACGCAGGTAAAACTTGATAATGAACCTTCTTCCGTGGCATTCACAGACTGTGGTGACCTACTGACTTTAGTCTCTCAGAAGAACGATAAGCTTTGTCTGTTCAGTGCGGAAGGTCAGTTGCTAAAACACATCAATGATAAGCATGTTAAGAAAGCAGAACATCTTTCCATTGCGAGTGATGGTCGTTTAATCATAACTGATGAGACAAACAAAGAAGTGAAGGTCCTTTCCCCTGACGGGAATGACCAGCTAGTGTCCATGACTGCCCCAAACTGTGATAAACATCCAAAATGCACTGTTTTTCATCAGAACAAGTTCTATGTTTCTTATCCTTGGGATCACTGTATCAAGGTATTTGACAAAACAGGAGTGTACTTACATGACATAGGCTCCAAGGGATCCAATGATGGACAGTTGAATTATCCTGTTGGACTTGTCATTGACAAGTGCAACCAATTAATAGTGTGTGATGTAGGTTACCGTAGACTGCAATTCTTCACCCTGAGTGGCAAGTTTTTGAGGGAATTAAAAGGAGAATACCTCAACTACAACAGCCCTTGGTATGCTGCTGTAAATAATAATGGAAATCTAACTATAGCCGGGAATCTGGAAATTGCGTTTTTGTCAATTCATGAGAGGTGCCGGTTTGATAAGAAAAGAGACTGA
- the LOC141865459 gene encoding uncharacterized protein LOC141865459, giving the protein MQMTEAVAKLKAEILLYENEIKKQTELKDKNTTDIMNAEKKMTDSVEEWIRDLREYEKKMKQKFREIYEAEQKQHETRLENLELITTKLKSCVERGQGVLERNISTEILQTNHTILQRCDELINARKLDRYKSPYLNYLVKKKFDIIDQIIVTKTDSSMCLAEFDDSEIGRESNVVVVPRDSEGLQCYQLDDQIKVDILTSEGDHLKTELRDSKDGKYTVRYTPQCAGQHSVEIQVNGQPLTGSPFLVQIRQHCYQFAFKFGLEENRAEPFPLISDIAVSDRTGAIAVADVFNKRIKLFNSDGEFQMQVELDEQPYSAAFTDCGDLLILVSGNNNKLRLFSEEGQFIKHINDKHLKKPQHLSIASDGRFIVTDEVNNEVKVLSPEGNDLLLSFIAPNCDERPECAVCYQDKFFVSYPLAHCIKVFDKTGVHLCDTGCMGSNDGEFSRPLGLLVDKYNQLVVCDGNNRRLQLFSLSGTFLSKLQGKYFNSSKPCYAAINNDNLFVADSWGDRIFCFSFGVLGKYSDKLSFVENTFL; this is encoded by the coding sequence ATGCAAATGACGGAGGCTGTGGCCAAATTGAAAGCGGAAATTCTTTTGTATGAGAATGAAATCAAGAAACAAACTGAgctaaaagataaaaacacgACTGATATTATGAACGCAGAAAAGAAGATGACAGACTCGGTGGAAGAATGGATTCGCGATTTGCGAGAATACGAGAAGAAAATGAAGCAGAAGTTTCGTGAAATTTATGAAGcggaacaaaaacaacacgAAACTCGACTGGAAAACTTGGAGCTGATTACCACCAAACTGAAAAGCTGCGTGGAACGAGGCCAGGGGGTATTAGAAAGAAACATCAGCACTGAAATTCTACAAACAAATCACACCATTCTCCAACGCTGTGATGAACTGATAAATGCAAGAAAATTAGATCGTTACAAGTCGCCATATTTAAATTACttggttaaaaagaaatttgatatTATCGATCAAATTATAGTCACCAAGACTGATTCTTCAATGTGTTTAGCTGAATTTGATGACAGCGAAATCGGTAGAGAGTCGAATGTTGTTGTAGTTCCAAGGGATTCAGAGGGATTGCAATGTTATCAACTAGATGATCAAATCAAAGTCGACATTTTAACTTCAGAAGGCGATCACttaaaaactgaactgagaGACAGCAAGGACGGCAAATACACAGTGAGGTACACACCACAATGTGCTGGACAACATAGTGTTGAAATCCAAGTAAATGGACAGCCGCTGACTGGCAGTCCCTTTCTTGTGCAGATTCGTCAGCACTGCTATCAATTTGCTTTTAAGTTTGGATTAGAGGAGAATAGAGCGGAACCGTTTCCTTTGATTTCTGATATTGCTGTGAGTGACAGAACTGGAGCGATTGCTGTTGCAGACGTGTttaataaaagaattaaacTGTTTAATTCAGACGGAGAGTTTCAAATGCAGGTTGAACTTGATGAGCAGCCTTATTCCGCGGCATTCACGGACTGTGGTGACCTACTGATTTTAGTTTCTGGGAACAACAATAAGCTTCGTCTGTTCAGTGAGGAAGGTCAGTTCATAAAACACATCAATGATAAGCATCTTAAGAAACCACAACATCTTTCCATTGCGAGTGATGGTCGTTTTATCGTAACTGACGAGGTAAACAACGAAGTCAAGGTCCTCTCTCCTGAAGGGAATGACTTGCTACTGTCCTTCATTGCTCCAAACTGTGATGAAAGGCCAGAATGTGCTGTTTGTTATCAAGacaaattctttgtttcttatcCATTAGCTCATTGTATCAAGGTATTTGACAAAACAGGAGTGCATTTATGTGACACAGGCTGTATGGGATCCAATGATGGAGAGTTTTCTCGCCCACTTGGACTCCTCGTTGACAAGTATAACCAACTGGTAGTTTGTGATGGCAATAACCGAAGGCTGCAACTCTTCTCCCTCAGTGGCACTTTTTTGAGTAAATTGCagggaaaatattttaacAGTAGCAAACCTTGTTATGCTGCCATCAATAATGACAACCTCTTTGTAGCCGATTCATGGGGAGAtcgcattttttgtttttcattcggGGTACTTGGAAAGTACAGTGACAAACTATCATTTGtggaaaatacatttttatgA